The following coding sequences lie in one Nitrospirota bacterium genomic window:
- the nagZ gene encoding beta-N-acetylhexosaminidase, translated as MTALRDQIGQLFMLGFAGTSVSAELADLLREYKPGGVILFARNLERVEQIVALTNGLQKLSPDSPLLIAIDQEGGRVSRLPAGFTIFPPCALLGSCQPTERALDLAYRAAAVTASELRAVGVNMNMAPVLDVNTNPANPIIGDRAFSADPAAVSELGLATLRGLQDRRVVACGKHFPGHGDTEADSHKELPVVRASRERLQTVELLPFRHAIRHGLATIMTAHVLYPALDENAPATLSAPILTGLLRNELGFDGVVLTDDLEMQAIGDHYGVGEAAVLALQAGADLLLICQERERQVAAMQTVRRAVEDGTIAPSSLEASLRRIAALKQRFLHPYAPADPVAARLMVGSQAHRSVLEALVRTSPPSVKTPA; from the coding sequence ATGACCGCCCTGCGCGACCAGATCGGCCAACTCTTCATGCTGGGGTTCGCCGGCACTTCGGTGTCGGCTGAACTGGCGGACCTGCTGCGGGAGTACAAGCCCGGCGGCGTCATCCTGTTCGCGCGGAACCTCGAAAGAGTCGAGCAGATCGTCGCTCTCACGAACGGGCTGCAGAAACTCTCGCCGGACTCCCCCCTCCTGATCGCGATCGATCAGGAGGGCGGGCGCGTCTCCCGGCTGCCGGCCGGCTTCACGATCTTCCCCCCCTGCGCCCTCCTGGGGAGCTGCCAACCGACCGAACGGGCCTTGGACCTGGCCTACCGGGCTGCGGCCGTGACTGCGAGCGAATTGCGCGCCGTCGGCGTCAACATGAACATGGCGCCGGTCCTGGACGTGAACACGAATCCGGCCAATCCGATCATCGGGGACCGGGCTTTCAGCGCCGATCCGGCCGCGGTCTCCGAACTGGGGCTGGCAACCCTGCGGGGGCTCCAGGACCGCCGGGTCGTGGCCTGCGGCAAGCACTTCCCCGGCCACGGGGACACGGAAGCGGATTCCCACAAGGAGCTGCCCGTCGTCAGAGCTTCGCGCGAACGGCTCCAGACGGTCGAGCTGCTCCCCTTCCGCCACGCGATCCGGCACGGGCTTGCAACTATCATGACGGCCCACGTCCTCTATCCGGCCTTGGACGAAAACGCCCCCGCCACCCTGTCCGCGCCGATCCTGACCGGCCTCCTGCGGAACGAGCTGGGCTTCGACGGAGTGGTGCTGACGGACGACCTGGAAATGCAGGCGATCGGCGACCATTATGGCGTCGGCGAGGCGGCGGTCCTCGCGTTGCAGGCCGGCGCGGACCTGCTCCTGATCTGCCAGGAGCGCGAGCGGCAGGTTGCGGCCATGCAAACGGTGCGGCGGGCGGTGGAGGACGGTACGATCGCGCCGTCCAGTCTGGAGGCCTCGCTCCGCCGGATCGCAGCCCTCAAGCAGCGCTTCCTCCATCCCTATGCACCGGCCGACCCGGTTGCTGCGCGGCTGATGGTCGGGAGCCAGGCGCACCGCTCGGTGCTCGAGGCCCTCGTGCGGACCAGTCCCCCGTCCGTGAAGACGCCTGCGTGA
- a CDS encoding MFS transporter, with amino-acid sequence MNGPATGKVGPAGPREIWAWCMYDFANSSFTTLIVTVAYSVYFVQVVARDVGLAGSAERVWFWGYAVSMLLAAVLSPSLGAVADARAAKRAFLIGSTLVCVACTALLYVVQAGDVWAGLVLFGAANVAFELGFLFCSAFLVEIATTETMGRISGYGWGLGYAGGLLSLALAYPFIKNGFAESNLSQYRLSFVVTAAFFLVAALPTFWLLKERAVPQPDRGVSFWEQAFSRLAATARQLRRYRDLAAYLVAYLIYTDAINTVIVASAIFANKVLDFSPGDLIIYFLITQVTAGLGAVGFGRLADRIGAKRTISVTLLIWIALAVAASLVRTHAQFYAIGLLAGSVLGANQTASRTLLGQFTPVGRQAQFFGFFSVTGKFAAVLGPVIYGEVTARTGSQRWAVLSMAVLFAIGLLAFQTVDEARGKAAASNT; translated from the coding sequence GTGAACGGTCCAGCCACCGGCAAGGTCGGACCGGCCGGGCCCAGGGAGATCTGGGCCTGGTGCATGTATGATTTCGCCAACTCCTCCTTCACCACCCTGATCGTCACGGTCGCCTACAGCGTGTACTTCGTCCAGGTGGTCGCCCGGGACGTCGGGCTAGCCGGCTCGGCGGAGCGCGTCTGGTTCTGGGGCTACGCGGTCTCGATGCTGCTCGCGGCGGTCCTCTCCCCGTCCCTGGGCGCCGTGGCGGACGCGCGCGCCGCCAAGCGGGCCTTCCTGATCGGCTCGACCCTGGTCTGCGTCGCCTGCACCGCGCTCCTCTACGTCGTCCAGGCCGGGGATGTCTGGGCCGGGCTGGTCCTGTTCGGCGCCGCCAACGTCGCCTTCGAGTTGGGCTTCCTCTTCTGCAGCGCGTTCCTGGTCGAGATCGCCACCACGGAGACGATGGGCCGGATTTCCGGCTACGGCTGGGGCCTCGGTTACGCCGGAGGGCTCCTCTCGTTGGCCCTCGCCTACCCGTTCATCAAGAACGGGTTCGCGGAGAGCAACCTCTCCCAGTACCGGCTCAGCTTCGTCGTGACTGCCGCTTTTTTCCTGGTTGCGGCCCTGCCGACGTTCTGGCTGCTCAAGGAGCGGGCGGTGCCGCAACCGGACCGCGGAGTCTCCTTCTGGGAGCAGGCCTTCTCCAGGCTGGCCGCCACCGCGCGGCAACTCCGCCGCTACCGGGACCTGGCCGCCTACCTCGTCGCGTACCTGATTTATACGGATGCCATCAACACGGTCATCGTCGCGTCGGCCATCTTCGCGAACAAAGTCCTGGACTTTTCGCCGGGCGATCTGATTATCTACTTCCTCATTACGCAGGTGACGGCCGGGCTGGGCGCCGTGGGCTTCGGCCGGCTGGCGGACCGGATCGGCGCCAAGCGGACGATCAGCGTGACCCTGCTCATCTGGATCGCGCTGGCCGTTGCCGCCTCGCTGGTCAGGACCCACGCCCAGTTCTACGCGATCGGTCTCCTGGCCGGCTCGGTCCTGGGCGCGAACCAGACGGCCAGCCGCACGCTGCTCGGCCAGTTCACGCCGGTCGGCCGGCAGGCGCAGTTCTTCGGCTTCTTCTCGGTCACCGGCAAGTTCGCGGCGGTGTTGGGGCCGGTGATCTACGGGGAGGTGACGGCCCGGACCGGCAGCCAGCGCTGGGCCGTCCTGTCCATGGCCGTCCTGTTCGCGATCGGGCTGCTGGCGTTCCAGACGGTGGACGAGGCGCGGGGAAAGGCCGCCGCATCAAACACGTGA
- a CDS encoding phosphate-starvation-inducible PsiE family protein, with protein sequence MRDRTEAMKDWLTRMEWLDRWGYITAGFSLLILGMLIFAYSWYTFIHGAFKVGLLVAGLKLLNDLLLVIILLELFRTVVRFLQTEILALEPYLAVGIIACTRRILTASAELSHQPDITSELFNRYLMDVGVNVGVIIVLVVGVFVIRKRPAQADATSLAPRP encoded by the coding sequence ATGCGCGACCGGACCGAGGCGATGAAGGATTGGCTGACCAGGATGGAATGGCTGGATCGGTGGGGCTACATCACCGCCGGCTTCAGCCTGCTCATCCTGGGCATGCTGATTTTCGCCTACAGCTGGTACACGTTCATCCACGGTGCGTTCAAGGTCGGACTGCTCGTGGCCGGCCTCAAGCTGTTGAACGACCTCCTGCTGGTCATCATCCTGCTCGAGCTTTTTCGTACGGTCGTCCGCTTCCTCCAGACCGAGATCCTGGCCCTCGAGCCCTACCTGGCCGTCGGCATCATCGCCTGCACGAGGCGGATCCTGACGGCCAGCGCCGAATTGTCGCACCAGCCGGACATCACCAGCGAGCTGTTCAACCGGTACCTGATGGACGTCGGGGTCAACGTCGGGGTCATCATCGTCCTGGTCGTCGGCGTCTTCGTCATCCGCAAGCGGCCGGCGCAAGCGGACGCGACGAGTCTCGCGCCCCGGCCATGA
- a CDS encoding DASS family sodium-coupled anion symporter produces the protein MPTPLAPVDEPDKPAEQWKQVVGLTLGPVVAGLVYLAPLPALSPAAHTLAAILTWVVLFWIAEPIPLPVTALLGTALCVLAGLGSAKSIFASYAHPIIFLFIGSFFLAEAMAAHGVDRRFATWMLGLSWVQARPSRVLLAMGLVTAVISMWISNTAATALMLPVALGVCATLRGTEVDHLGECRIALMLMLSYAATAGGVATIIGTPPNLIGAGLLAQQTGAAVPFLTWMVFGLPLAILMLAVCWSLLLKLHPPETPVLPDFAHQLHEQRRALGPWTRGQVNACLVFGLALLLWIGPGLLAAWLGSENPLVAWFDRRLPNELVALLAACLLFILPTDFKQGRFTLSWRQASDINWGTILLFGGGLAFGDLMVKTELSNTVGRGFVEYFGVSTLWSLTAVSIAASVLVSELASNTASASMLVPLAIAIAQSAGVSPVPPALGACLGASLGFALPVSTPPNALVYGTGLVPMRSMVQAGILFDLLGAVLIWVTLRLFCPLLGLA, from the coding sequence ATGCCGACGCCTCTCGCGCCCGTGGATGAGCCGGACAAGCCGGCGGAGCAGTGGAAGCAGGTTGTCGGGCTGACCCTCGGGCCGGTCGTGGCCGGACTCGTCTACCTGGCCCCGCTGCCGGCCCTTTCCCCGGCCGCCCATACGCTGGCGGCGATCCTGACCTGGGTCGTCCTCTTTTGGATCGCCGAGCCGATCCCGCTGCCGGTCACGGCCTTGCTCGGCACGGCGCTCTGCGTTCTGGCGGGCCTGGGCTCAGCCAAAAGCATCTTCGCCTCCTACGCCCATCCGATCATCTTCCTGTTCATCGGAAGCTTTTTTCTGGCTGAGGCCATGGCCGCCCACGGCGTGGACCGTCGGTTCGCCACGTGGATGCTCGGCCTCTCCTGGGTCCAGGCCCGTCCCTCGCGGGTGCTCCTGGCCATGGGCCTCGTCACCGCCGTGATCTCGATGTGGATCAGCAACACCGCCGCCACGGCCCTGATGCTGCCGGTGGCGCTGGGCGTCTGCGCCACGCTCCGCGGGACCGAAGTGGATCACTTGGGCGAATGCCGGATCGCCCTGATGCTCATGCTCTCCTACGCCGCGACGGCGGGTGGGGTGGCCACGATCATCGGCACGCCGCCGAACCTGATCGGGGCGGGACTCCTCGCGCAACAGACCGGCGCGGCCGTTCCCTTCCTGACCTGGATGGTGTTCGGTCTGCCGCTGGCGATCCTGATGCTCGCCGTCTGCTGGAGCCTGCTCCTCAAGCTCCATCCCCCTGAGACGCCGGTCCTGCCGGACTTCGCTCACCAACTTCACGAGCAGCGCCGCGCGCTCGGCCCATGGACCAGGGGGCAGGTCAACGCCTGCCTGGTCTTCGGCCTCGCCCTGCTGCTCTGGATCGGGCCCGGGTTGCTCGCGGCGTGGCTCGGCTCGGAGAATCCCCTCGTGGCTTGGTTCGACCGGCGCCTGCCGAACGAGCTGGTCGCGTTGTTGGCCGCCTGCCTGCTGTTCATCCTCCCGACGGATTTCAAGCAGGGGCGCTTCACCCTCTCCTGGCGGCAGGCGAGCGACATCAACTGGGGCACGATCCTGCTGTTCGGCGGCGGGCTGGCCTTCGGGGACCTCATGGTCAAGACGGAACTCTCGAACACGGTCGGAAGGGGTTTCGTCGAGTACTTCGGCGTGAGCACGCTGTGGAGCCTCACGGCGGTCTCGATTGCGGCGTCGGTGCTCGTCAGCGAACTGGCCTCCAATACCGCCTCGGCCAGCATGCTCGTGCCGCTGGCGATCGCGATCGCCCAGTCCGCCGGAGTCTCGCCGGTCCCGCCGGCCCTGGGGGCCTGCCTGGGCGCGAGTCTCGGCTTCGCCCTGCCCGTCTCCACCCCGCCCAACGCGCTGGTCTACGGGACCGGTCTCGTCCCGATGCGGAGCATGGTCCAGGCCGGCATCCTCTTCGATTTGCTCGGCGCCGTCCTGATCTGGGTGACGCTCCGTCTCTTCTGCCCGCTCCTCGGCCTGGCGTAG
- a CDS encoding amino acid permease — translation MLSSLFRTKSVEQILEDCNHPTHRLKKTLTAWDLTALGIGGIIGTGIFVLVGTATVGDGNRPGAGPGIVLSFVLSGLTCTLAALCYAELAAMLPVAGSAYTYSYATLGEFLAWITGWNLILEYGVACVVVSIGWSGYFNNILKTLGLHLPAWAIHPPGVDGGLVNLPAAIIVLLVTIVLVIGVKESARTTGLIVLVKIAVILFFIFVGLRWVEPANWTPFMPYGYQGVGAAAAIVFFAYIGFDAVSTTAEEARNPQRDLPIGIIASLGICTVLYVAVAAVLTGIVPYAKIDVHAPVAEALRLVGFNWGAALVATGALAGITSVLFVMMIGQIRVFFAMSRDRLLWPWLSTVHPRFGTPHHATLLTGVGVAVLAALVPIGEAADMTNIGTLFAFVLVCASVIVLRRARPSHPRPFRIPFMPWVPILGMAACLGLMAFLPLITWIRFGVWTVIGTALYLGYGMRHSRLAEQGARGEGRGAREKASGEGSIL, via the coding sequence ATGTTGTCGTCCCTGTTCCGCACCAAGAGCGTCGAGCAGATCCTGGAGGACTGCAACCATCCGACTCACCGGCTCAAGAAGACGCTGACGGCCTGGGACCTGACCGCGCTCGGCATCGGCGGGATCATCGGCACCGGCATCTTCGTGCTGGTGGGGACCGCCACGGTCGGCGACGGCAACCGGCCCGGGGCGGGGCCGGGCATCGTGCTCTCGTTTGTCCTCTCGGGCCTGACCTGCACGCTCGCCGCCCTCTGCTATGCAGAGCTGGCCGCCATGCTGCCGGTGGCCGGCAGCGCCTACACCTATTCCTACGCCACGCTCGGCGAGTTCCTGGCCTGGATCACCGGCTGGAACCTGATCCTGGAATACGGGGTGGCCTGCGTCGTGGTCTCGATCGGCTGGTCCGGCTACTTCAACAACATCCTGAAAACCCTGGGCCTCCACCTGCCGGCCTGGGCGATCCACCCGCCCGGCGTGGACGGCGGCCTGGTCAACCTGCCCGCGGCGATCATCGTCCTGCTGGTGACGATCGTGCTGGTGATCGGCGTGAAAGAGAGCGCGCGGACCACCGGCCTGATCGTGCTCGTCAAGATTGCGGTCATCCTGTTCTTCATCTTCGTCGGGCTGCGGTGGGTCGAGCCGGCCAACTGGACGCCCTTCATGCCCTACGGGTATCAGGGGGTGGGCGCCGCCGCCGCCATCGTCTTCTTCGCCTACATCGGCTTCGACGCCGTGTCCACGACGGCGGAGGAGGCGCGCAACCCGCAGCGGGACCTGCCAATCGGCATCATCGCGTCGCTGGGGATCTGCACCGTGCTTTACGTGGCCGTCGCGGCGGTCCTGACCGGCATCGTCCCCTACGCGAAAATCGACGTGCACGCCCCGGTCGCGGAGGCGCTGCGTCTGGTGGGGTTCAACTGGGGGGCGGCGCTGGTGGCCACCGGCGCCCTGGCGGGGATCACGAGCGTGCTGTTCGTGATGATGATCGGGCAGATCCGCGTCTTCTTCGCCATGTCGCGCGACCGGCTCCTGTGGCCCTGGCTCTCGACCGTGCATCCGCGCTTCGGCACGCCGCACCACGCGACGCTCCTCACGGGCGTCGGCGTGGCCGTGCTGGCCGCCCTGGTGCCGATCGGCGAGGCCGCCGACATGACCAACATCGGCACTCTCTTCGCCTTCGTGCTCGTCTGCGCCAGCGTCATCGTGCTGCGGCGGGCCCGCCCGTCCCACCCCCGGCCGTTCCGCATTCCGTTCATGCCCTGGGTCCCCATCCTGGGCATGGCCGCCTGCCTCGGCCTGATGGCCTTCCTCCCGCTGATCACCTGGATCCGGTTCGGGGTCTGGACCGTCATCGGCACCGCCCTGTACCTGGGGTACGGGATGAGGCACAGTCGGCTGGCGGAACAGGGGGCAAGAGGCGAGGGGCGAGGGGCAAGGGAAAAAGCTTCCGGCGAAGGGAGCATCCTCTAG
- a CDS encoding gamma-glutamyl-gamma-aminobutyrate hydrolase family protein (Members of this family of hydrolases with an active site Cys residue belong to MEROPS family C26.) → MKPLIGVTPDFNAGDRKEWGGKEPTYFLRARYVRAVEDLGGLPVILPLTSDPALQRRLLKGLDGLLLTGSGPDLPPRLYGERQRYRFRVMSRQRYEFELGVARLAVKARVPILGVCGGMQVLNVALGGSLVQDIAAQCPSALQHRAPGPATKAAHPVQVAPRSLLRRITRGARILVNSSHHQSVKKPAAALTVSAEAPDGIIEAVEAADASRHPFLLGVQWHPEFLYDRDETQRRLFLAFLAAARLSS, encoded by the coding sequence ATGAAACCCCTCATCGGCGTCACGCCGGACTTCAACGCGGGCGACAGGAAGGAATGGGGCGGCAAGGAGCCGACCTACTTCCTGCGCGCCCGGTACGTGCGCGCGGTGGAGGACCTGGGCGGCCTGCCCGTCATCCTGCCGCTCACTTCCGACCCGGCCCTGCAGCGCCGGCTGCTCAAGGGCCTGGACGGACTGCTGCTCACCGGCAGCGGCCCGGATCTGCCGCCCCGTCTGTACGGGGAGCGTCAGCGGTACCGGTTCCGGGTGATGAGCCGTCAGCGGTATGAATTCGAGCTGGGGGTGGCGCGGCTGGCCGTCAAGGCCCGCGTGCCGATCCTGGGCGTCTGCGGCGGGATGCAGGTGCTCAACGTCGCGCTGGGAGGCAGCCTCGTGCAGGACATCGCCGCGCAATGCCCGTCGGCGCTCCAGCATCGGGCGCCCGGGCCGGCGACCAAGGCGGCCCATCCGGTGCAGGTGGCGCCCCGCAGCCTCCTGCGTCGGATCACGCGCGGGGCTCGAATCCTGGTGAACAGCTCGCACCACCAGTCGGTGAAAAAACCGGCGGCGGCCCTGACCGTCAGCGCCGAGGCACCGGACGGGATCATCGAAGCCGTCGAGGCTGCGGATGCGTCCCGCCATCCGTTCCTGCTGGGCGTCCAATGGCATCCGGAGTTCCTCTACGACCGGGACGAAACCCAGCGCCGGCTGTTCCTGGCCTTCCTCGCCGCCGCCCGCCTCAGTTCGTGA